A single Parabacteroides timonensis DNA region contains:
- a CDS encoding beta-ketoacyl-[acyl-carrier-protein] synthase family protein translates to MRIGVTGIGCVSGIGMNVEEHLCAFREGRNGLGPVTLFPTSRKEPVSEVKRTNEELKQALGIPISAELSRTALLGMTAAFEALADSGLDLSDPHSGLRIGLISSTSTGGMDLTESFYPLFRENPAHGRLRYVASHDAGDSTERIASFLGITGFRTTVSTACSSAANAIMLGARMIRQGMLDVVIAGGTDALCKFTLNGFASLMILDKEPCRPFDSSRAGLNLGEGAGYLVLQSEATLANPPYCLLSGYANANDAFHQTASSDEGTGAFLAMKGALDKAGVRPEEVDYINAHGTGTPNNDASESRAILRLFEGRIPPFSSTKTCTGHTLGAAGGIEAVFSVLSLKHGILYPNLNFSAPVEETGLIPVTRYQEGLTLRSVLSNSFGFGGNNASLLFQQFDR, encoded by the coding sequence ATGAGAATAGGCGTCACAGGTATCGGTTGCGTGTCGGGGATCGGCATGAATGTGGAGGAACATCTTTGCGCTTTCCGCGAGGGGCGGAATGGGCTGGGACCTGTTACGCTCTTTCCTACCTCGCGTAAGGAACCTGTATCCGAAGTAAAACGAACGAATGAGGAACTGAAACAGGCACTCGGTATTCCGATATCCGCCGAATTATCTCGTACCGCTTTATTGGGGATGACGGCCGCCTTCGAGGCATTGGCCGATTCCGGGTTGGACTTGTCCGATCCGCATAGCGGATTACGTATCGGCCTGATCTCTTCCACCTCTACCGGGGGAATGGACCTGACGGAGTCTTTTTACCCACTCTTCCGCGAGAATCCGGCACATGGACGGTTAAGATATGTCGCCTCGCACGATGCCGGCGACAGTACGGAACGGATCGCCTCTTTCTTGGGAATTACCGGGTTCCGGACAACGGTCAGTACGGCCTGTTCGTCTGCCGCCAACGCAATTATGCTCGGAGCCCGGATGATCCGGCAGGGAATGCTCGATGTGGTGATTGCCGGCGGGACGGATGCCTTGTGTAAGTTCACCTTAAATGGTTTCGCCTCCCTGATGATCCTGGACAAGGAACCTTGCCGCCCTTTCGATAGCTCGCGTGCCGGGCTGAATCTGGGGGAAGGTGCCGGTTACCTGGTACTTCAATCGGAAGCGACCCTTGCCAATCCTCCCTATTGCCTGTTGTCCGGCTATGCGAATGCCAACGATGCTTTTCACCAGACGGCTTCTTCTGACGAAGGCACCGGTGCTTTCCTTGCCATGAAAGGTGCCCTGGATAAAGCGGGGGTGCGACCGGAGGAGGTAGACTATATCAATGCCCACGGAACAGGGACTCCGAATAATGATGCTTCTGAAAGTCGGGCTATTCTCCGCCTTTTCGAAGGCCGGATACCGCCGTTCAGTTCTACGAAAACCTGTACCGGCCATACATTGGGTGCCGCCGGTGGGATTGAGGCTGTATTCAGCGTGCTTTCCCTGAAACACGGTATTCTTTATCCGAACCTGAATTTCTCCGCTCCGGTAGAGGAAACAGGATTGATCCCTGTTACCCGTTATCAGGAGGGATTGACTCTTCGCTCTGTATTATCTAACTCCTTTGGTTTCGGAGGGAACAATGCTTCCCTGCTTTTCCAGCAATTCGATCGATAA
- a CDS encoding phosphopantetheine-binding protein, with translation MEQLMQELKESLIESLNLEDITPAEIEDEAPLFGDEGLGLDSIDALEIILILERNYGIRIANPGEGKSIFYSVKTLADYITANRTK, from the coding sequence ATGGAACAATTAATGCAGGAATTGAAAGAATCGCTGATCGAATCGCTGAACCTGGAAGACATAACCCCGGCGGAGATTGAAGACGAAGCGCCTCTTTTCGGGGATGAAGGACTGGGACTCGATTCGATCGATGCCCTCGAAATCATTCTGATACTCGAACGTAACTATGGTATTCGTATAGCGAATCCGGGGGAGGGGAAATCTATCTTCTACTCTGTAAAAACGTTGGCTGACTACATCACGGCAAACCGCACGAAATGA
- a CDS encoding beta-ketoacyl synthase N-terminal-like domain-containing protein: MGDPVNSYITAGSIISSLGFGTEENFSHIRGYRSGIKRVENTALFDTPFMAACIDDTRLKEAASAQKLDGYTRMEQLFILSLSDTIRQCGIDPSDPACGLILSTTKGNIDALAFAPDTGLPADSPDPSLYGMAERVAAYFHFTHEPIVISNACISGVSALVVASRLIEVGTYKHILVAGGDLLTRFVVTGFQSFKSVSPEICRPYDEMRDGLSLGEACGSVLVTSDPHRVKEYCPVIIRGGAITNDANHISGPSRTGDGLYYAISQAMGEAGLGADAISFVNAHGTATLYNDEMESKALHLAGLDHLPLNSLKPYWGHTLGASGIIETIACMEQLRSGEVFATLGFDTCGVPYPLSVSAAHRGISMSSCVKTASGFGGCNAAVVLSLETGEDDTPRAPSREGKRYSCRKVSVEGGRILLDGEALLEAVSGEDFGTFIRRAYKMLSLDDRKFYKMDDLCKLGYIAAACLFAKNGGTTGYAPGEVGIVLANVSSSLDTDRKHQRLIDTMGDREASPAVFVYTLPNVVMGELCIRYKIQGENTFFINNRYPESFIREYARLVMQKRRLRACLTGWCELLGETYEARFDWLEQK; encoded by the coding sequence ATGGGAGATCCGGTAAACAGTTATATAACGGCCGGCTCGATCATCAGTTCGCTGGGCTTCGGTACGGAAGAGAATTTCTCCCATATCCGCGGGTATCGTTCGGGTATCAAACGGGTAGAAAACACTGCTCTTTTCGACACTCCTTTCATGGCTGCATGTATAGACGATACCCGTTTAAAAGAAGCCGCTTCGGCGCAGAAGCTGGACGGATACACCCGGATGGAGCAATTATTCATCCTCTCTTTGTCGGACACGATCCGTCAATGCGGTATCGATCCCTCCGATCCTGCGTGCGGACTTATTCTGTCGACTACAAAAGGCAATATCGACGCTTTGGCCTTCGCCCCGGATACCGGGCTGCCGGCGGATAGTCCCGATCCTTCGCTTTACGGCATGGCCGAACGGGTAGCCGCTTATTTCCATTTCACACACGAACCGATTGTCATTTCCAATGCCTGCATTTCCGGTGTTTCGGCACTGGTAGTCGCCTCGCGGCTGATAGAGGTAGGCACTTATAAACATATACTGGTGGCCGGAGGGGATCTGTTGACCCGTTTCGTTGTCACCGGCTTTCAATCTTTTAAATCAGTCAGCCCGGAGATATGCAGGCCCTACGACGAAATGCGCGACGGCCTGTCGCTGGGGGAAGCCTGCGGTTCTGTACTGGTAACCTCCGACCCGCATCGGGTGAAAGAATATTGCCCCGTGATTATCCGGGGAGGGGCGATAACGAATGATGCCAATCATATCTCGGGGCCTTCGCGCACCGGCGATGGCTTGTATTATGCCATCAGCCAGGCAATGGGCGAGGCCGGTTTAGGGGCGGATGCCATTTCGTTCGTCAATGCGCACGGGACGGCTACCTTGTATAATGACGAGATGGAGTCGAAAGCGCTTCATCTGGCCGGGTTGGATCATTTGCCGCTCAACAGCCTGAAACCGTACTGGGGACATACGCTCGGGGCTTCCGGTATCATTGAAACGATCGCCTGTATGGAGCAACTTCGCAGCGGAGAAGTATTCGCGACCTTGGGGTTTGACACCTGCGGTGTTCCTTATCCTTTGTCGGTAAGTGCCGCGCATAGGGGGATTTCTATGAGTAGTTGTGTGAAAACTGCTTCAGGATTCGGAGGATGTAATGCGGCTGTTGTTTTATCGCTGGAGACAGGGGAAGATGACACACCCCGTGCCCCCTCTCGAGAGGGGAAAAGATACTCTTGTCGCAAGGTGTCGGTTGAAGGAGGGAGGATTCTGTTGGATGGAGAAGCTTTATTGGAGGCTGTATCGGGAGAAGATTTTGGAACATTTATCCGCAGGGCTTACAAAATGTTATCGCTGGATGACCGGAAGTTTTATAAGATGGACGATCTTTGTAAACTCGGATATATAGCGGCAGCCTGTCTTTTCGCAAAGAACGGGGGAACTACCGGCTATGCTCCGGGAGAAGTCGGGATCGTGTTGGCAAATGTCTCGTCTTCGCTGGATACGGACCGGAAGCATCAGCGTCTGATCGATACGATGGGCGATCGGGAAGCCAGCCCGGCCGTGTTTGTTTACACCTTGCCGAATGTGGTGATGGGCGAACTTTGCATCCGGTATAAGATACAGGGGGAGAATACCTTCTTTATCAACAACCGCTACCCGGAGTCCTTTATCAGGGAATATGCCCGGCTGGTGATGCAAAAGAGGCGGCTACGCGCCTGTCTGACCGGTTGGTGCGAACTGCTGGGTGAAACGTATGAAGCCCGTTTCGACTGGCTGGAACAAAAATGA
- a CDS encoding acyl-CoA thioesterase has protein sequence MKRRKLQEAALTNRTNLRVRFSEVDSMEVVWHGEYVRYMEDGREAFGRQYGIGYTDIRDAGYVVPIVELDVQYKQFLKYGESAIVETRYIRTDAAKILFEYIIFRESDETVVATGSSVQVFVNKATGLLELNNPDFYKMWKEKWEIR, from the coding sequence ATGAAACGGAGAAAACTACAAGAGGCAGCCCTTACCAACCGCACGAACTTGCGGGTCAGATTCAGCGAAGTAGACTCGATGGAGGTGGTCTGGCATGGGGAGTACGTCCGTTATATGGAAGACGGACGGGAGGCTTTCGGTCGACAGTACGGTATCGGTTATACGGATATACGGGATGCCGGTTATGTAGTGCCGATTGTCGAACTGGACGTACAATACAAGCAATTCCTCAAGTATGGCGAGTCTGCGATTGTAGAAACGCGATATATCCGGACGGATGCGGCTAAGATACTTTTTGAATACATTATCTTCCGGGAAAGCGACGAGACTGTGGTGGCTACGGGTTCCAGTGTGCAGGTCTTTGTAAACAAAGCGACAGGATTACTGGAGCTGAATAATCCGGACTTCTATAAAATGTGGAAAGAAAAATGGGAGATCCGGTAA
- a CDS encoding hydroxymyristoyl-ACP dehydratase has product MAAISFDTPLLAGDELLELIPQRPPIVMVDRFFGMDESGSYTGLKVEASNLFCRDGQLDECGITEHIAQSAAVRVGYLSKNAGEEVPVGFIGSVDKMNYRTLPQVGDELRTTIRVEQEIFDITLISATVQVNGNPIAEGQLKIFLKKDA; this is encoded by the coding sequence ATGGCTGCAATCTCATTCGATACCCCTCTGTTGGCCGGCGACGAGCTGTTGGAACTGATCCCGCAACGTCCGCCGATCGTGATGGTAGACCGTTTCTTCGGCATGGACGAGAGCGGTTCGTATACCGGGTTGAAGGTGGAAGCCTCCAACCTGTTCTGTCGGGATGGGCAACTCGATGAATGCGGCATTACGGAACATATCGCCCAATCGGCAGCCGTGCGGGTGGGCTATCTGTCTAAGAATGCCGGCGAAGAGGTGCCGGTCGGTTTTATCGGCTCGGTCGATAAGATGAACTATCGGACGTTGCCGCAGGTCGGGGATGAATTGCGGACCACGATCCGGGTAGAACAGGAAATATTCGATATCACGCTGATCTCGGCCACTGTGCAGGTGAACGGAAATCCGATTGCCGAAGGTCAGCTTAAAATATTTTTGAAAAAAGACGCATGA
- a CDS encoding methyltransferase gives MELSSPQKEIYAKDRFSAVQAQRLAQEIAFGPVVFQVSRLMIKFGIFGMLREAQNGLTMDEIVEKAGLSRYAVQVLLESSLTIGTILLKDDRFFLGKAGWFLLNDEMARVNMDFNHDVNYLGLFHLEEALLTGKPEGLKVFGNWPTVYEGLSSLPEKVQESWFGFDHFYSDNSFKQALEIVFAGSVRTLLDVGGNTGRWATQCVAWSPEVEVTIMDLPQQLEMMREQTKELEGADRIHGYAANLLDEETRFPEPFDAIWMSQFLDCFSEEQVLSILTRAAGSMNADSRLYIMETFWDRQRFETASYCLAQISLYFTAMANGNSKMYYSGDMARLVEKAGLMIERMHDGLGLGHSIMQCKLK, from the coding sequence ATGGAATTATCATCTCCTCAAAAAGAAATATATGCAAAGGATCGTTTCTCGGCAGTACAGGCACAACGCCTGGCGCAGGAGATCGCTTTTGGCCCGGTAGTCTTTCAGGTGTCGCGCCTGATGATTAAATTCGGGATATTCGGCATGTTGCGGGAAGCACAGAACGGTCTGACAATGGATGAGATCGTAGAAAAGGCAGGCCTTTCACGTTATGCCGTACAGGTGTTGCTGGAATCGTCGCTGACGATCGGGACCATCCTGTTGAAAGACGACCGTTTCTTTCTCGGAAAAGCCGGCTGGTTCCTGTTGAACGATGAAATGGCACGGGTGAATATGGATTTCAACCACGACGTGAACTATCTGGGACTTTTTCATCTGGAAGAGGCCCTGCTTACCGGCAAGCCCGAAGGCCTGAAAGTGTTCGGCAACTGGCCGACCGTTTATGAAGGTTTGTCCAGCCTGCCTGAAAAGGTCCAGGAGAGCTGGTTCGGTTTCGACCATTTCTATTCCGACAACTCTTTTAAGCAGGCGTTGGAGATTGTTTTCGCCGGGTCGGTACGTACGTTGCTGGATGTGGGGGGCAATACCGGACGTTGGGCGACGCAATGTGTAGCCTGGTCACCGGAAGTGGAGGTCACCATCATGGATCTGCCCCAGCAACTGGAAATGATGCGGGAGCAGACAAAGGAGCTGGAAGGAGCGGACCGTATTCACGGGTATGCCGCCAACTTGTTGGATGAAGAGACCCGTTTTCCGGAACCGTTCGATGCGATCTGGATGAGCCAGTTCCTCGACTGTTTCTCCGAAGAACAGGTACTGAGTATCCTGACACGCGCCGCGGGTTCGATGAACGCCGATAGCCGCCTGTATATCATGGAGACATTCTGGGATCGCCAGCGTTTCGAGACGGCCTCTTATTGCCTGGCGCAGATCAGCCTTTATTTCACGGCAATGGCCAATGGCAACAGTAAGATGTATTATTCCGGAGATATGGCTCGCCTGGTGGAAAAAGCCGGACTGATGATCGAACGGATGCACGACGGACTCGGCCTGGGACATAGTATTATGCAATGTAAACTCAAGTAA